The following proteins are encoded in a genomic region of Leptospira fainei serovar Hurstbridge str. BUT 6:
- a CDS encoding ABA4-like family protein: MSVELVFTVLSRFALVGWLLLAILPNMKLTKILIRSGIWSAILSAAYFLILATHRGSEGNFQSLAGVASLFSDPWVLLAGWVHYLAFDLLLGIWETKEAESIGLSRWILIPCLFLTLMVGPIGFLIFYVIRTIKGGFNVNL; this comes from the coding sequence ATGTCTGTGGAGTTGGTTTTTACGGTTCTTAGTCGGTTTGCACTAGTAGGATGGCTGTTGCTTGCGATCCTACCGAACATGAAGCTCACTAAAATCCTGATTCGAAGCGGTATCTGGTCAGCAATACTTTCGGCCGCTTACTTCCTAATATTGGCGACGCATAGAGGATCTGAAGGGAATTTTCAATCACTTGCCGGTGTTGCTTCGTTATTTTCCGATCCTTGGGTTCTCCTCGCCGGTTGGGTGCATTATCTTGCCTTCGATTTATTATTGGGAATTTGGGAGACGAAAGAGGCGGAATCGATCGGACTTTCGCGTTGGATTCTTATTCCCTGTCTATTTCTCACTCTCATGGTCGGGCCGATCGGTTTTTTAATATTTTATGTTATACGTACCATTAAAGGAGGATTCAATGTCAACTTATAG
- a CDS encoding flagellar protein FlgN — protein MTLQKEEWLERIYSLFKEEIRLYSEILELEIEKTAAVTKADGKSLEKIAKNTYELIVHASELERVRMNAMEEVHQSGSINSVQDITPLTLTDFLNKLDRESGHKLKHLGTQLKDTVHKLKERIKANDRLIRTRQEFLQVTIEAMRENVKSGEVSTYEDDSPVTVRTPRKRSSVLVNASA, from the coding sequence ATGACGTTACAAAAAGAGGAATGGTTGGAACGGATTTACTCTTTATTTAAGGAAGAGATCCGCTTATACTCCGAAATCCTGGAGTTAGAAATAGAAAAGACTGCGGCAGTGACAAAAGCCGACGGGAAGTCGCTGGAAAAAATCGCGAAGAATACGTACGAACTGATCGTTCACGCAAGCGAACTGGAAAGGGTGCGAATGAACGCGATGGAAGAAGTGCACCAATCCGGCAGTATTAATTCCGTTCAAGATATAACTCCTCTAACTCTAACGGATTTCCTCAATAAACTCGATCGCGAATCGGGGCATAAATTAAAGCATCTAGGGACTCAATTAAAAGATACCGTGCATAAATTGAAGGAACGAATTAAGGCCAACGATCGCTTAATCCGCACTCGGCAGGAGTTCCTACAAGTTACGATCGAAGCGATGAGAGAGAACGTGAAAAGCGGAGAAGTGTCCACATACGAAGACGATAGCCCGGTCACTGTAAGAACTCCCCGCAAACGTTCTTCGGTTTTAGTAAACGCCTCTGCGTAA
- a CDS encoding NADPH-dependent F420 reductase, with translation MKIGILGTGIVGNTIGHKLVQRNHEVKMGSRTAKNEKAMQWVAAAGSKASQGTFKDAAEFGQIIFNCTKGDISIDALRLAGTTTLSGKILVDVSNPLDFSKGMPPSLFISNTDSLGEAIQREFPETFVVKTLNTMNCSLMVDSTLVKGDHDVFISGNDAAAKATVVKLLTEDFGWKNVLDLGDITGARSTEMLLPIWLRLYGKFGNANFNFHITK, from the coding sequence ATGAAAATCGGAATACTTGGAACTGGAATAGTCGGAAACACGATCGGACACAAACTAGTTCAAAGAAATCATGAAGTGAAAATGGGTTCTCGAACGGCAAAGAACGAAAAAGCAATGCAATGGGTGGCGGCGGCCGGAAGCAAGGCCTCGCAGGGTACTTTTAAAGATGCCGCAGAATTCGGACAAATTATTTTTAACTGCACAAAAGGAGATATCTCCATCGATGCCTTAAGGCTGGCAGGAACAACAACTCTTAGTGGAAAAATTCTAGTCGATGTTTCCAATCCTTTGGATTTCTCCAAAGGTATGCCCCCCTCGTTGTTCATTAGCAATACGGATTCTTTAGGAGAAGCGATTCAAAGAGAATTTCCCGAAACATTCGTCGTTAAAACGTTAAACACGATGAATTGCAGTCTGATGGTGGATTCGACTTTGGTGAAAGGCGATCACGATGTTTTCATTTCCGGAAATGATGCAGCTGCAAAGGCGACGGTCGTGAAGCTTTTAACGGAAGACTTCGGATGGAAGAACGTATTAGATCTAGGGGACATTACCGGAGCTCGGTCTACCGAAATGCTTCTTCCTATCTGGCTACGCCTTTACGGAAAATTCGGGAATGCTAATTTTAACTTTCATATAACGAAGTAA
- a CDS encoding DUF1569 domain-containing protein: MNPLVSRKDFLKTTARFALAAGSLSTLPVTIQSCSNSPEGAVDRDLRFSNFEEADRVIEILSKTKKVVQYGDWSPFQILIHCAESIEYSITGFPENKSALFQSTIGKMAFTTFSIRGKMSHDLNAQIPGAPPLPRTGSIEDGAVALRKSFEAFINHKTDFAPHFAYGKLSKQEYELAHAMHIANHLSFLKW, translated from the coding sequence ATGAACCCCTTAGTCAGTAGAAAAGATTTTTTGAAAACTACAGCCCGCTTCGCCTTGGCGGCGGGATCCCTATCGACTTTACCGGTTACTATTCAATCTTGTTCTAATTCTCCGGAAGGAGCTGTGGATCGGGACCTTCGATTTTCGAATTTTGAAGAAGCTGATCGTGTAATTGAAATATTAAGTAAGACAAAGAAAGTCGTCCAATACGGAGACTGGAGTCCGTTTCAAATTCTTATCCATTGCGCCGAAAGTATCGAATATTCTATTACCGGTTTCCCCGAAAACAAATCGGCTCTTTTTCAATCTACGATCGGCAAGATGGCATTTACGACATTTTCAATAAGAGGCAAAATGTCTCATGATTTAAACGCTCAAATTCCCGGAGCGCCTCCATTACCGAGAACGGGAAGCATCGAGGATGGAGCGGTTGCATTAAGAAAATCTTTTGAAGCATTCATCAACCATAAAACCGATTTTGCTCCCCACTTTGCATACGGGAAATTGAGTAAGCAAGAATATGAATTAGCTCACGCGATGCATATCGCTAATCACCTCAGCTTCTTAAAATGGTAA
- a CDS encoding PhzF family phenazine biosynthesis protein translates to MNKMSYEIFQIDAFADRLFRGNPAAVIPWKGDWPNDQLLIQIASENNLSETAFFRRTKKEDEFELRWFTPEVEVDLCGHATLATAAVIFDYGMDIETGNRSVLHFHSKSGILEVGKEDELLYLNFPSLPPKSLDVNPELLKCFSIKPQSLLQARDAVFVFESEEEVRQLEPDFDAIKRIPFFAAIATAPSASGKEYDFVSRFFAPAKGVQEDPVTGSAHCTLVPYWSKRLQKKNLSAFQVSKRGGHLICEDRGERVRIGGKCVLYLKGNFYLEV, encoded by the coding sequence ATGAATAAAATGTCATACGAAATTTTTCAGATAGATGCGTTTGCGGACCGGTTATTTCGCGGGAATCCTGCCGCCGTTATTCCGTGGAAAGGAGACTGGCCGAACGATCAATTGCTGATTCAAATTGCCTCGGAAAATAATTTATCTGAAACGGCTTTCTTTCGCAGGACAAAGAAAGAGGATGAGTTTGAATTGAGATGGTTTACTCCGGAAGTCGAAGTTGATCTATGCGGTCACGCAACATTGGCAACGGCGGCAGTAATTTTCGATTACGGGATGGATATAGAAACCGGAAATAGATCGGTTCTCCACTTTCATAGTAAGAGCGGAATTTTGGAGGTCGGGAAAGAGGATGAATTGCTATATTTGAATTTTCCTTCACTCCCTCCCAAATCGTTGGATGTTAATCCGGAACTTTTAAAATGTTTTTCGATAAAACCGCAATCTTTGCTGCAGGCAAGAGACGCAGTTTTTGTTTTCGAGAGCGAAGAAGAAGTTCGACAATTGGAGCCCGATTTCGACGCGATTAAACGAATTCCCTTTTTTGCAGCGATTGCAACGGCTCCATCCGCATCGGGAAAAGAATATGATTTTGTTTCTCGATTTTTCGCCCCCGCTAAAGGGGTGCAGGAAGATCCCGTTACCGGTTCTGCTCATTGTACTTTAGTTCCGTATTGGTCGAAAAGATTACAAAAAAAGAATCTATCCGCTTTTCAAGTTTCTAAGCGGGGCGGTCATCTGATTTGCGAGGATAGGGGAGAACGAGTTAGGATAGGCGGGAAATGCGTTCTTTATCTCAAGGGGAATTTTTATCTCGAAGTTTAA
- a CDS encoding carboxypeptidase M32, whose amino-acid sequence MWEIELKNWEKDLPAFWKYRKEFERISHLRNILSVLHWDMEVTLPEAGQEERAEQIGLLSGIAHEAFTIDTFKVSAEKAFEENNKQNLPGKELRSRELELLFRDLKRASSVPGSWVEKFAKLTSQAHSIWADARKKNDSTAFIKILQELLDLTLQKTDYLGYETEAYDSLLEDYEAGATAESLESLFESLRKSLVPLVKKSKDASSPFTGKFPGSSQKSFNERLPELLGLPKNISRLDASTHPFSTSLGSFDKRITTRYDEDDPLSSVYSVLHETGHALYETGISSIQGAYSPLKDSASLGLHESQSRLWENQVGRSKEFWEAVYPEFIGGLNISEKDLPFAKLFKFVNRAKPSLIRVEADQITYNLHIILRFRLERALLRRELKLKDLSGAWNAGMKELLGIEVPNDSQGYLQDVHWSGGAFGYFPTYTLGNIYAAQLYSGFLSKHPDFLSELRAGNTTTLLRWLRENVHLKGRKFQADEIVVQATGESPNAKYLVDYLSSKISEQE is encoded by the coding sequence ATGTGGGAAATTGAGTTGAAGAATTGGGAGAAGGATCTCCCCGCTTTTTGGAAGTATCGAAAAGAGTTCGAACGAATCAGTCACCTTCGAAATATTTTGAGCGTTCTCCATTGGGACATGGAAGTCACTTTACCGGAAGCCGGACAAGAAGAACGAGCAGAGCAGATCGGATTGCTCTCGGGAATTGCACACGAAGCCTTTACAATCGATACTTTTAAAGTTTCGGCTGAGAAAGCTTTCGAAGAAAACAATAAGCAAAATCTTCCCGGAAAGGAACTGCGAAGCCGGGAATTAGAGCTTTTGTTCAGAGATCTAAAACGTGCTTCTTCCGTACCCGGTTCGTGGGTGGAAAAGTTTGCAAAGCTGACTAGCCAAGCGCATTCCATCTGGGCCGATGCGCGAAAAAAAAATGACTCAACGGCTTTTATAAAAATCCTCCAGGAGTTACTGGATTTAACTCTTCAAAAAACGGATTATCTCGGTTATGAAACCGAAGCTTACGATTCTTTATTAGAGGATTACGAAGCAGGAGCAACGGCTGAGTCCTTAGAGAGTTTGTTTGAAAGTCTTCGCAAATCTCTTGTTCCGCTCGTTAAAAAATCCAAGGATGCAAGTTCTCCATTTACAGGAAAATTCCCCGGTTCCTCGCAGAAATCCTTTAATGAACGATTGCCCGAACTACTCGGTTTACCCAAGAATATTTCCCGATTGGATGCAAGTACACATCCTTTTTCCACTTCGCTAGGTTCCTTTGATAAACGAATAACTACAAGGTATGACGAAGACGATCCTTTATCCTCGGTATACTCCGTCTTACATGAAACAGGCCATGCGCTTTATGAAACGGGAATTTCGTCGATCCAAGGAGCTTATTCTCCATTAAAGGATTCCGCTTCTCTCGGACTTCACGAATCACAAAGCAGACTCTGGGAGAACCAAGTAGGGCGATCTAAAGAGTTTTGGGAGGCAGTATATCCCGAGTTTATCGGCGGCTTGAATATCTCTGAAAAAGATCTTCCTTTCGCTAAGTTATTTAAATTCGTTAATAGGGCAAAGCCCTCGCTGATTAGAGTTGAAGCGGATCAAATCACCTATAATCTCCATATAATTCTGAGATTCCGATTAGAGCGCGCGCTGCTACGCCGCGAATTAAAGCTCAAGGATCTGTCGGGTGCTTGGAATGCCGGCATGAAGGAGTTGCTCGGAATAGAAGTACCGAATGATAGCCAAGGTTATCTTCAAGACGTCCATTGGAGCGGCGGCGCTTTTGGATACTTCCCTACCTATACGTTAGGAAATATCTATGCAGCTCAGCTTTATTCCGGTTTCCTATCCAAGCATCCTGATTTTCTAAGTGAATTGCGGGCGGGAAACACTACGACTCTACTTCGATGGTTACGCGAAAATGTTCATCTGAAAGGCAGAAAATTTCAAGCAGATGAAATCGTCGTTCAAGCGACTGGTGAAAGTCCAAACGCAAAATATTTAGTCGATTATCTTTCTTCGAAGATATCGGAACAGGAGTAA
- a CDS encoding TRL-like family protein — MRRLMSLSACLMFLSSCLYTNIKSPGWYYSQSYTDVRGMEPVGRLAGTSCGTSWFWLVYTGDESYESAVQNAVKDKADVLFDVQTDYSYKSFVFGLYFEKCTRVSGIGVKLPQRLLKKE; from the coding sequence ATGAGAAGATTAATGTCGCTTAGCGCCTGTCTTATGTTCCTTTCATCTTGTTTATATACCAATATTAAATCTCCCGGATGGTATTATTCTCAAAGCTATACGGATGTTCGCGGAATGGAACCCGTTGGACGTTTAGCAGGAACATCATGTGGAACGAGCTGGTTTTGGTTGGTTTACACCGGCGACGAAAGTTATGAAAGCGCCGTTCAAAATGCCGTTAAGGATAAGGCCGATGTGCTTTTCGACGTACAAACAGATTACAGTTACAAGTCATTCGTATTCGGGTTGTATTTTGAGAAATGTACGCGCGTATCCGGAATCGGAGTTAAGCTCCCACAAAGGTTATTGAAAAAGGAATGA
- a CDS encoding DUF423 domain-containing protein, with product MEFKNSKNLPLFFAAFFGFTGVAFGAFGAHGLKAVLSPDLLIIFETGARYQLIHSVVLLILALSNKWSESKELRIGYWLIFSGILIFSGSLYTLSITGIKILGAITPFGGIALLLGWGFLGYSGIKGR from the coding sequence ATGGAATTCAAAAATTCTAAAAATCTTCCACTATTCTTTGCAGCCTTTTTCGGATTCACCGGGGTAGCATTTGGCGCTTTTGGAGCCCATGGGTTAAAAGCGGTCTTAAGTCCGGATTTACTGATCATCTTTGAAACCGGAGCTCGATATCAGCTGATTCATTCCGTCGTTTTGCTGATATTAGCGCTCAGCAATAAATGGAGTGAATCGAAAGAATTAAGAATCGGATATTGGTTGATATTTTCCGGAATTTTAATATTCTCCGGTTCGCTTTATACGCTATCGATCACCGGAATTAAAATTCTAGGAGCGATTACCCCGTTCGGCGGAATTGCCTTACTTCTGGGATGGGGGTTTCTCGGTTATAGCGGAATAAAAGGAAGATGA
- a CDS encoding M23 family metallopeptidase — translation MTIEATRRNLGLLTFLILVFCQTLLIDAREDSSSDKLAIIKKGSTLPKVLTSGKPEGKKSQKKDSDRIGMAKRPKRGPGEVVEKKESLFSFTLSARKFAQGEVLFLSISPEAHLFSKLDRVKVTWEGNELSVSKKEGTISVFIPISPEFSKSSGILEITEKNLFRKNESKKYEIPIRKTAFATTKVSHLTMDKQYTSDKLPEETMTFIRECSEAKSKAFHSKTDLQIASDFEYPVSKPILNSPFYKRRIYNKEKGKPHGGVDFKGGVGEPIYAINDGSVILARPMHYEGNFTVIDHGSEIYSLYMHQSELLVKVGDKIKKGDLIGKVGTTGMSTGPHLHLGLRIHGTMVDPLSVIQTKLFQVKKETRK, via the coding sequence ATGACGATTGAAGCAACCCGCCGGAACCTCGGACTTTTGACTTTTTTAATCCTAGTCTTCTGCCAAACTTTACTCATCGACGCCAGAGAGGATTCTTCCTCGGACAAACTTGCGATAATAAAAAAAGGTTCGACTCTCCCGAAAGTTTTAACTTCCGGAAAGCCAGAAGGAAAAAAATCTCAAAAGAAGGACAGCGATCGGATCGGGATGGCGAAAAGGCCTAAACGAGGGCCGGGAGAAGTTGTAGAAAAAAAAGAATCTCTTTTTTCCTTCACTCTGTCCGCTCGTAAGTTTGCTCAAGGAGAAGTGCTTTTTCTTTCGATTTCTCCCGAAGCACATTTATTTTCGAAATTGGATCGAGTGAAAGTGACTTGGGAAGGGAACGAATTATCCGTTTCTAAGAAAGAGGGAACGATATCGGTTTTTATTCCGATTTCCCCGGAATTCTCGAAATCTTCCGGAATACTCGAGATAACCGAAAAGAATTTATTCAGAAAAAATGAATCTAAGAAATACGAAATTCCGATTCGGAAAACTGCATTTGCTACGACGAAAGTTTCCCATTTAACTATGGATAAGCAATATACTTCGGATAAACTTCCTGAAGAAACGATGACCTTTATTAGAGAATGCTCGGAGGCAAAATCCAAAGCATTCCATTCGAAGACGGATCTTCAGATTGCATCCGATTTCGAATATCCGGTTTCAAAGCCGATTTTAAACAGCCCCTTTTACAAAAGAAGAATTTATAACAAGGAAAAGGGAAAGCCCCATGGCGGAGTGGATTTTAAAGGCGGTGTAGGGGAACCTATTTATGCTATCAACGACGGGTCCGTCATTCTAGCTAGGCCGATGCATTACGAAGGAAACTTTACCGTCATAGATCATGGATCGGAGATCTATTCGCTTTATATGCACCAATCGGAATTGCTCGTAAAGGTCGGGGATAAAATTAAAAAAGGCGATCTAATCGGGAAAGTCGGTACGACAGGTATGTCTACAGGGCCTCATTTGCATTTGGGACTGCGTATCCACGGAACTATGGTCGACCCGTTATCGGTAATTCAAACCAAACTATTTCAGGTAAAGAAAGAAACCCGGAAATAG
- the rocD gene encoding ornithine--oxo-acid transaminase: MPTQSAQSYIDLERKFGAFNYEPLPVVLQRGRGIYLWDTEEKKYFDFLSAYSAVNQGHCHPRIIESLISQSEKLTLTSRAFYNDQLGITEKFLCETFGFDRMLPMNTGVEAAETAVKLTRKWGYQVKGISQDKAKIVFASGNFWGRSLGAISASTDPNSRREFGPFIPGFTVIPYNDVHALEKELEDSNVAGFMVEPIQGEAGVILPDIGYLKKISQLCREKNVLLILDEIQTGLGRTGKLLAADHENVKPDLLVLGKALSGGTLPVSAVLSSDEVILTLKPGEHGSTFGGNPLASAVAKTAVQVILEEKLPDNAEQRGVEFREAMEILHKEYPDKIRQVRGKGLLNAVEFFPEKSGGSIAKKICYDLLERGLLAKQTHDHTIRFAPPLCITEEEIQIAVAKISDSVRKTLD; this comes from the coding sequence ATGCCTACGCAATCCGCACAATCATACATTGACTTGGAAAGAAAGTTCGGCGCCTTCAATTATGAGCCCCTTCCCGTCGTATTACAAAGAGGAAGAGGAATTTATCTTTGGGATACCGAGGAAAAAAAATATTTCGATTTTTTATCGGCATACAGCGCAGTGAATCAAGGGCATTGCCATCCACGCATCATCGAAAGTTTAATCTCTCAATCCGAGAAGCTTACATTAACTTCCAGAGCATTCTATAACGATCAATTAGGTATCACCGAGAAATTCTTATGCGAAACCTTCGGTTTCGATAGAATGCTCCCCATGAACACCGGAGTAGAGGCCGCCGAAACCGCTGTGAAATTAACTCGTAAATGGGGCTATCAAGTAAAGGGAATTTCTCAAGACAAGGCAAAAATCGTTTTCGCTTCGGGAAATTTTTGGGGGAGAAGTTTAGGCGCCATTTCAGCGTCAACGGACCCGAATAGTCGGAGAGAATTCGGTCCTTTCATTCCGGGATTTACTGTCATACCTTATAACGACGTTCATGCATTAGAAAAAGAATTAGAAGATTCTAATGTAGCAGGGTTCATGGTCGAACCTATCCAAGGAGAAGCAGGAGTTATCTTACCGGATATCGGATATTTAAAGAAAATTTCCCAATTATGCCGTGAAAAGAACGTATTGCTTATTCTTGATGAGATTCAAACCGGACTAGGGCGGACCGGAAAACTACTGGCGGCCGATCACGAGAATGTAAAACCGGACCTGCTAGTTTTAGGAAAGGCCTTATCGGGAGGAACTTTGCCCGTATCGGCCGTTCTATCTTCAGATGAAGTCATTTTGACTTTAAAACCGGGGGAACATGGATCCACCTTCGGCGGTAACCCTCTGGCATCGGCAGTTGCAAAGACAGCGGTTCAAGTTATCCTTGAGGAAAAACTCCCCGATAATGCCGAACAACGCGGAGTTGAATTTCGGGAAGCTATGGAAATTCTCCATAAAGAATATCCTGATAAAATAAGGCAGGTGCGCGGGAAAGGACTACTTAATGCAGTCGAATTCTTTCCGGAAAAATCGGGCGGATCCATAGCCAAAAAAATATGCTACGATTTGTTAGAGCGAGGGTTACTTGCTAAACAAACGCACGATCATACGATTCGATTTGCACCGCCTTTATGCATTACCGAGGAGGAGATCCAGATTGCCGTCGCAAAGATCTCCGATTCGGTTCGTAAAACCCTTGACTAA
- a CDS encoding TetR/AcrR family transcriptional regulator, which produces MPAKKKIKKPERAYHHGNLAETLKALALKRLEESSDSAFTIREIAREAKVSHAAAYRHFPSRRDLLAEISKDGFIGITKAFLDAEAKAIPGDSIDRLEKIGIAYVSFCVENPGYYRAMWHTDLGPKDDLLELQEAGRAAFLRLWETVLACHEEKVSDYPPVEMASAAWSIVHGFSTLINEQQLTNNLGLTRDNAKDAAKTLVRLLMNGIRKR; this is translated from the coding sequence ATGCCCGCGAAAAAAAAAATTAAAAAGCCGGAACGCGCTTATCATCACGGTAACCTAGCGGAAACTTTAAAAGCTCTAGCTTTAAAGAGATTAGAAGAAAGCAGTGATTCTGCTTTTACCATCCGTGAAATAGCGAGAGAAGCGAAGGTTAGTCACGCGGCGGCCTATCGGCACTTTCCTTCCCGAAGAGATCTTCTGGCAGAAATTTCAAAAGATGGATTCATAGGAATTACAAAAGCTTTTTTAGATGCGGAAGCGAAAGCGATTCCCGGGGATTCGATTGATCGTCTCGAAAAAATCGGAATAGCCTATGTGTCCTTCTGCGTAGAGAATCCAGGATATTATCGAGCAATGTGGCATACGGATCTAGGTCCCAAAGACGATCTATTGGAATTGCAAGAAGCGGGAAGGGCGGCGTTTCTAAGACTATGGGAAACTGTTTTGGCCTGCCATGAAGAAAAAGTTTCCGATTATCCGCCGGTGGAAATGGCGTCGGCAGCATGGTCGATTGTTCACGGTTTTTCCACTCTAATCAATGAACAGCAGCTTACAAACAACTTAGGTTTAACCCGAGACAATGCGAAAGACGCCGCGAAAACCTTAGTCCGTTTGCTAATGAATGGAATTCGCAAACGTTGA